In Panacibacter ginsenosidivorans, the following proteins share a genomic window:
- a CDS encoding glycan-binding surface protein, giving the protein MNKILNHRSYLSLFIVIVALLTACKKDVERPPVISEIRSYVATPNDTILNSLVADGQWVVITGQNLKNAIEIKFNGVTTPFNGTLFAENSAVVQIPSIMFSTIDTSKLYTIEYTTTGGTTTFPFKLGPGAPTISAISNVFANPGDSVFLFGTNLVLVQSLSYAGTAITSFHSNLNGTSLGFLMPAQQPADQILLTTKGGSVTFKIEAIPTITSVSNENAIDGDSVYVHGTYLRNIQSFTFAGAAITSFQSSDDGSYVGFFMPSISTSGPVSITTQFGSVTTIYNVNDISTGSISNWEWAGNFNWQWWGGSNLTSGDPNSGWPPYNADFPGNKSLYQVLQRGILSGGEGNTWSSYAIRMNAVQWIPAANMNDPIDNWAFKFEVNIPQPWNGGTIDIQSSDVTYIARWEPWQTSATTTAAYSTTSWKTITIPFSMFRKTDATLGDGKGASMTKFVDLLGTTGNSECIVYLHNYSTSDTPTGFYGAFDNLRVVKIK; this is encoded by the coding sequence ATGAATAAAATATTAAATCACCGATCATATTTGTCGCTTTTTATAGTGATAGTGGCATTATTGACGGCTTGTAAAAAAGATGTTGAAAGACCTCCTGTTATTTCAGAAATCAGAAGTTATGTGGCTACTCCGAATGACACCATTCTTAATAGCCTCGTTGCAGATGGTCAGTGGGTGGTTATTACGGGTCAGAATCTGAAAAATGCAATTGAAATAAAATTCAATGGTGTAACTACACCTTTTAACGGCACTTTGTTTGCCGAGAACAGTGCAGTAGTGCAAATACCTTCTATAATGTTTTCAACAATAGATACCAGTAAGCTATATACAATAGAGTACACAACAACTGGAGGTACAACCACTTTTCCATTTAAATTAGGACCCGGTGCGCCAACTATTAGTGCGATTTCCAATGTATTTGCTAACCCTGGCGACTCTGTTTTTCTATTCGGTACCAATTTAGTTCTGGTTCAAAGTCTTTCTTATGCAGGGACTGCTATAACATCTTTCCATTCAAACCTTAATGGTACTTCTCTTGGTTTTCTTATGCCTGCACAACAACCTGCTGATCAGATATTATTAACAACAAAAGGTGGTTCAGTAACATTTAAAATCGAGGCAATCCCCACGATTACCAGTGTTTCCAATGAAAATGCAATTGATGGGGATTCGGTGTATGTCCATGGTACCTATCTTAGAAATATTCAATCATTCACTTTTGCCGGAGCAGCTATCACCTCCTTTCAATCATCAGATGATGGTAGCTACGTTGGTTTTTTTATGCCTTCCATTTCAACAAGCGGTCCTGTCTCAATTACCACTCAATTCGGTTCAGTAACTACAATATATAATGTAAATGATATCAGCACAGGTTCTATATCAAACTGGGAGTGGGCTGGTAATTTTAATTGGCAATGGTGGGGTGGAAGTAATTTAACCAGTGGCGATCCAAATTCAGGATGGCCGCCTTACAATGCTGATTTTCCTGGGAATAAAAGTTTGTATCAGGTGTTACAAAGGGGCATTCTTAGTGGCGGCGAGGGTAACACCTGGTCTAGCTATGCCATACGCATGAACGCCGTACAATGGATACCTGCGGCCAATATGAATGATCCGATCGACAATTGGGCATTTAAGTTCGAAGTAAATATCCCACAACCGTGGAATGGTGGTACAATTGACATTCAAAGCTCCGATGTTACATACATAGCCCGGTGGGAACCATGGCAAACCTCTGCAACTACCACAGCGGCGTATAGCACAACCAGTTGGAAAACCATAACCATTCCTTTTTCTATGTTCCGTAAAACGGACGCTACACTTGGTGATGGTAAAGGAGCTTCAATGACAAAGTTTGTTGATTTATTGGGAACAACAGGAAACAGTGAATGTATTGTGTATTTACATAATTACAGCACATCTGATACACCCACAGGCTTTTATGGCGCGTTTGATAATTTAAGAGTGGTAAAAATAAAATAA